One genomic segment of Flavobacteriales bacterium includes these proteins:
- the meaB gene encoding methylmalonyl Co-A mutase-associated GTPase MeaB, protein MTTDPLARELYEGITQGDIRSLSRGITLIESTLEKDMMAADSLMDQCAEFSGKSHRLGITGVPGVGKSTFIESLGLRYCEAGHRVAVLAIDPSSLRTGGAILGDKTRMEKLASHPHSFIRPSAASNTLGGVARKTRESIILCEAAGFDRILIETVGVGQSETQVRMMVDTFVLLMLAGAGDELQGIKRGIMEMADILLINKVEEESDAEAREAISDYRSALHLLGSTDTGWNPGVWSVSSLTGRGMDQVESAIQEHWEHLGSDGSLQKLRQAQDLNWFEEALREELFKKWSADRQVGSKLEELKEAVKGGEISPLRAARKATSD, encoded by the coding sequence ATGACCACCGATCCACTCGCAAGGGAGCTTTATGAAGGAATCACTCAGGGAGACATCCGTTCGCTGAGCAGAGGCATCACCTTGATCGAGAGCACTCTGGAAAAGGACATGATGGCCGCTGATAGTTTGATGGACCAATGTGCTGAGTTCTCTGGAAAAAGCCACCGATTGGGGATAACAGGTGTACCTGGTGTAGGTAAATCCACCTTCATCGAAAGCCTCGGGCTCAGATATTGCGAGGCGGGTCATCGCGTTGCAGTATTGGCTATCGATCCATCGAGTTTACGTACGGGTGGAGCCATACTCGGAGATAAGACCCGTATGGAGAAATTAGCCTCCCATCCCCATTCATTCATTCGACCTTCTGCTGCCTCTAATACATTAGGTGGTGTGGCACGAAAAACAAGGGAAAGCATCATTTTATGTGAAGCAGCTGGATTCGACCGCATACTTATTGAAACCGTAGGCGTGGGACAGAGTGAGACCCAGGTACGTATGATGGTGGACACCTTCGTGTTGCTCATGTTGGCGGGAGCAGGCGATGAATTGCAAGGGATCAAACGGGGCATCATGGAGATGGCCGATATCCTATTGATCAACAAAGTGGAAGAAGAGTCAGATGCTGAGGCGAGAGAGGCGATCAGTGACTATCGTTCGGCATTGCATCTTCTGGGAAGTACCGATACAGGCTGGAATCCAGGAGTATGGTCGGTCTCTTCATTGACCGGACGTGGCATGGACCAGGTGGAGAGTGCTATTCAGGAGCATTGGGAACACCTTGGGTCTGATGGAAGCCTGCAAAAGCTCCGTCAAGCGCAGGATCTGAATTGGTTCGAAGAAGCCTTGCGTGAAGAGCTATTCAAGAAATGGAGTGCTGACCGGCAAGTAGGCTCCAAATTGGAAGAACTGAAGGAAGCCGTTAAAGGTGGGGAGATCAGCCCTTTGCGAGCAGC